GCTTATCAATAATTGGTCCACCAGGATAGCCTAATCCTGCGATTCTTGCTGACTTGTCAAAGGCTTCACCTATTGCGTCATCTAAGGTATTACTAATTAACTGGTAGTCGAACGGCTTGTTGATGAGAACAAGTTGGGTGTGTCCACCAGAGGCAATTAGTGCTAAACATGGGTATTCGAAATTTGAGTTGTCATCTAAAAGATTGGAATAGATATGTCCTTCTAAATGATGTACAGCAATAAAGGGTTTTTTCAGTGTATATGCTAGTGTTTTAGCAGCAGTAATTCCAGTACTTAAGGCACCCAATAATCCCGGTCCTTTGGTTGTAGCTACTAGGTCGAGGTCCTCTTGTTTTATGCCTGCTTCTTTGATGGCTTTTGTGATACAGGGGATGATGTTCATAACATGTAGTCTGGATGCCATTTCAGGAACAACACCACCATATTTCTGATGGTCTTTGATTTGAGAATAAATAATATTAGTTAAAACTTTTCTGCCATTTTCTATAACAGCCACAGATGTTTCATCACAGGACGACTCAACGCCAAGGGTTAATATTTTTTTCATGAGGTTATTATAGCTTGTTATTTAGTTATTGATAAAGCTTGGGTTTTTAAGAGTTTTTTATTAAGGGGAAGGATTAACTAGCTAACGTTAAAAGGGAGCTTTTAGATGTATGTTTAATGCGATACAAACTTAAGTCCAATAATTGAGACAATTAGTGTTGTTATGAAAAAAAGTCTCCAAAAATCAGCAGGTTCTTTAAAGATGATTATCCCAATTAAAACAGTACCAACAGCTCCGATTCCTGTCCATACTGCATATGCAGTTCCAATAGGTAATTCCTGTGTTACCTTAACAAGTAATAACATACTGATTGTGAGGCAAAGTAAAAATCCCCCATACCAATACGTTGCAACTATTCCTGTTGCTTCTTTTGCATTACCAAGACATATTGCAAATCCAACTTCAAATAGTCCTGCTATAGTTAATAAAATCCAATTCATTTATTTCTATCCTTATTAATTATTTCATGTTTACAAAACGTGTTCACTTTACCACAGATAAATTAACATTATTTGTTGTAGAAATCAATTTGGGTTTGCTTGTTAGGCGGGGGGTCAATAGAAGTTTTGTTATAATTCTTCCCTTTGCAAGGGAAGGTGGCTCAACGTAGTTGAGTCGGAAGGGTCTAAAGTATTTGTAATCTGCTCAGTGCTGTTTTTCTGCCTAAGTAAAAGAGTATTTCTCCGATACCAAGTGATTTTTTTTGGCCTGTTATAAGTTCTCTTAGTGGCATGGCTATATCTTTAAATGTAATCTGGTTGAGCGTCATAAGCTGGCTAAGTTTTTCATCTAACTCACTCTCTGTCCATTTTTCCTGTGGGATATTTTCTAATACTTTTTTGATTTGTGGTAGCAGACTGAGGATAAAAACTTGATGTTCTTTAAGCAGTTCTTCTCCTGCAAGAAAATCATTAACAAAAGGGTGCAGTAATTCATTTAGTTCTTGGACGCTAAATGCTTTTATTTGTACTTTTTTCATTAATTCTTTGTATAAGTCAGAACGTTCAGCGTTATCTATTGATTTTTGAATATTGGAGTATTGTTGATATTTTTTAAACATAGAAGCATCAGCATTGCTAATATATTGAGAGTTTAACCAATTAAGCTTTTTAAAATCAATTTTGGCAGGGTTTTTTGATACTTTATTAACGTCAAATAGTTCGACTAATTCTTTTTCTGAAAAAATTTCTTGATTTTCATGCCCCCATCCAAGTCTCGCTAAGTAATTCATGACAGCTTCTGGTAAATATTCTTTCTCTTGGTAGAAAGTAACGCTTGCATCATCTCTTCTTTTGCTAAGCGGTTTACTGTTTTCATCTACAATTAAGGGTATGTGGTGCCACTCAGGTTTTGGGAAATCCAAATAGTCATAAATAATTTTATGTTTTTCAGTATTAGTTAAATGGTCAACACCACGAATAATGCAGTTAACGTGCATATCATGGTCATCAATTACAACAGTAAAATGAAAAATTGGCATACCGTCAGATCTCCAGATAACGAAATCTTCGACATTGTCTTTTCCTTTTAAGTAAATGGCTCCGTCCTTTTTGTAAGCAAGTCCCTTTTCGATAAGATGGTCTTTATAAGAAGCATATACTTGCAGCCTTTTGGATTGGTATGGAACTTCTTCATTATCCCAATTTATACCTATCCATTTAAGTGATTTTTTTATCTGCGTTGCATATTCTTCTTTAGACCTTTCTACATCAGTATCTTCAAAACGTAGAAGAAATTTCCCCTTACAATGCTTGGCATACAAATAGTTAAAAAGAGCCGTTCTAGCTCCTCCGATATGTAAATTCCCTGTTGGGCTTGGTGCAAAGCGAGTAATTATCATAATTGTATTATACAGTTCAATCGTTCAATCGTTCAATGGTTCAATGGATGGAAATACTCTGTTGGCTGAGCCAGACAGAGCTGTGATGGCCAAGTTGTTCGTTATCTGAGTGTTTTTGGTGGATTAATTTATTTGTTTTGGATTTTGAATGATTCTATCATTTTATGCGTTTGCTGCATTAGTTCTTCTACATTTATAATTCTTTTGTCATTATGAATGAATAAACTTTCTGATAATGTAAATATATATCCTGCATTTTGTAACTTCATGCCATAGTCTACATCATCCCCTTCGTGGAATAGCTTGTTTCCATGTTTTATTTTTTTTGCTATTTCAGCTTTTATAATAAAACATTGTCCAGACAGATAATTGTTTTTAGAATATGGCTCAGAGTAGTCCATTTTTCTTATAGGTGGTTGGCAGCACCAATCATAAAATCTTCCACCATTAACGTTATAACATTTTGGTATTTGAATATCGTCTTCAGTAATAATTAATTTATTAATTATAATATCATCATCTAAGGCAACGATGTATTTCCCGTTCGCTAGCTCGAATCCTTTATCTCTCATTTTTGATGTTTGTCCTGTTTTTGCTTCTTCTATCATTGGAAAGTATATAAAATCAGCCCTTTCCATATTTTTTGGTAAAACTCCAGTTATGATAATTTCTTTGTCTATATGGGTTAGGATATCAATGGAAGATATTAGTAGCTGGAATTCTTTTGGTCTGGCATAGTTTGTTCGAATACAGAAACTAATCATGATAGTTAACATATTATATGTTTGACTGGAATTGTAAAGTGACATGGTACGTTGAGTTGGTAGCTTTTGGAAAGAAACCTTTTGTCAAATTTGCAACATAGAGGGTGTTAGCGATGAGTTATCCTTCTTCGCGAGTACCCTCTATATTGGAACTACATTTTGTTCTTATTTGAATTCCTTTGAGGCTGCATTCATAGAAGATGAGCGGAAAGTAATTTTTTTGATTGGCATCTTGTCTTTAAGAAGTTCGTAAAAAAGCTCGCAAAGATTCTCACAAGTAGAAACTTTTTTTGTTACAACTATTCTGTATTCTGGATAAGACCAAGCAAGTGCATGGTTTATTTTTTTAAGAGGAACACAATTCTCTAAGTCGTTGTTAATGTCTTCTTGTTTGTATACGGCAAGAACAGCCTCAAGAAGTGGGTCGCCTTCTTGAAATAATGATGCATGGTGAAAATGGTCACAAACCTCCCATGCTTTTTTGAATCCATCTTTGCAAGCATGCGCAAATCCTGTTACCGAATCCACTGTATCTTCAAGCTCAAGTTCTAAAAGACCGGAGTGACCGTGAAGGTGTTTTGCTTCTCTTGGCCATTTCATGAACCTATGTGCGTACTGGAAATCAAGCTTTACTATTGATGTGTACTTATTGTTTGACATAATAAACTCCTTTAATTCGTTTTAACTTAATTGACTGATGAACCTTCTTAAATTGAAAATAGGCTCAATATTCAAATATATTTTATTTTAAATACAACTCCTTTCAATTCATTAATAAATATTTTGACCGTTGTTATTGCTTTTGTTTTTACAATTTTCGCATATTCCGTCTAAAACAATTTTTTGGCTCAATACTTGATGTTTTTTGGTTATACTTTCTGGTAGTTTAACCATATTATATTCCGTGTTCATAAAATCAATAATCCTATTGCACACTATACAGTGAAAATGATGGTGCGGTTCTGTCTTTGGGTCATATCTTTTTGCTCCATCTTGGTCTTCAGTACGTTTAATAATGCTATTCCTAGTAAAAGTAATTAATGTTCTATTAACAGTATCAAATGATATATTAGGTAATTTTTGTTTAATTTTTTGGTAAACAGTGTCTGCGGTGGGGTGATTGCTGTTGTGGATAAGCTCGCTTAAAATTGCCATTCTTTGAGGTGTGATTTTTAGATTGGCTTTCCTTAATTTTTGCGCAACCGTTTCTTCATTATTATCCTGATAGTTCATAGTTACTACTATATAGGATTTATTACTATACTTCAATATGTAACTTGCTATTTAATGATTTTTTTTCATATTACTGGAGTAGAGCTGGTTTTACTTTTCATGGGGTAGTCGTTAGGTGAAGAGCCAATACATGTAAAATTTGATGAACGTTTATTGCGAAAACATTGAACTGGCGGAGAGAGAGGGATTCGAACCCTCGATACCTTACGGTATACACACTTTCCAGGCGTGCGCCATAAACCGGACTAGGCGATCTCTCCATGCCAAGGGATTCATTATAACGTTCACAAGCTTAGTTCGACAATGCTCAGGATGAACAATGTTTGAATATTTCAAAGACTATATATTAAATTAAAAACTAAAGTGAAAAGATTCTGAGGGTAGTTCTATCGCCGTGAGAGGTCCATTGCGAAAAGCCTCAGTGTCAAGGTTAACGCAAGTGTCTGAAATATAAGGTCTGTAGCTCTGAAAAGGTATTTTTGCATAGTCATAGTTGAAATAATGCAAATTCATAGCATTTACAGGTGTGTGCCCAAAAATATATTTATATTTACTTTTGTAATCAGAATTTAATAAAGGGCTTCTGGTCTCGCTTATTCCTAGCATACAGTCTAGATCACTTTTTTGATTTGGATTAATCCCTGCATGTGAGAAATGGTAATGTGTTTGCCAACTTCCATCTGTCCGGGCAAAGTCACGTAGCTCTTGAAAAAATTTAGCATGTTGCATTAATGGTTGAATGTTCGTCGCTTGCACTATGTGGTTAGCAAAGTCGCCTCCGTACCTTTCCCCGTGGATAAGAATTAGTTGCATTAATAATTTAAGGTTCGGATAATCATTTATAATGGTTCCTTGGTTGTTGGCTAAGCCATGTTTATTCATTTTTTGCCAGAGTTTATTTGCGATTACTGCCGGTATTTCAAAGTTTAAGAAAAACTCATCTTTTGTGACATTGTGAAATGATAATGTTGCACCATAGCTGAGTAGAGTTTCTAGCCCACCATTTAAAACCCAGGAGGTTTGTGATTGTAAAAACATCGCTTCATGGTTGCCGCCTAAACACACTAAATTTGTTTTGGTTTTCAAGTTTTCCAAGAAATCGATTGCATCTCTTGTATTTAAACCTCTATCAATTATGTCTCCTAGAAAAATAACAATATCTTCTTTCGCAAAATCAAGCATATGAGCAAGTTTAACTAATTTTGTATAACTGCCATGGACATCACCAATTGCAAAAAGCCTTCCTGTTATTGCTAGTTTTTTGGGCACCATAAATAATCGTTGAACCCTTTTTAAAATAGAATAGTTGTTGCTTGATAGCGCAGTATTAGTGGGTTCTATATATAAAGACTCTTTCCCTTTATTAATAATATTTATTTCAGAATGATACATAGTATAGGTGTCAACAATAACTCTTTTTAGTGCTAATGTTTTTTGATTTAAAGATATTAGTTTTTTCTGCATAGAAATATATCGTGCATAGAATGTAATATTCTCAATGGGTTTGTTCATAACAAAAAATTACATTAAAAAAATATTAAAGTTATTTCCTGAAAAGCCGGCTATTTAGCCATTATAGGTCGGTGCTGCCTTTGGTGATTTCATTTTCTTTACATTATGATAATAGTCATAAGTTAGAGGAATGTCGTTTGATAAGTTTTTACAACCTTGGATTTCACCAATAAACATAGTGTGGGTTCCAATATCCATCTGATTAATAACTTTTGCTTCCATAATAGCTACAGAGTTTTCAGTTACTAACGGAGTACCAGTTTCGCCGATTTCATACTTAGTGTCTTCGAATTTGTTCTTATCTCTACCACTTTTAAATCCAAATTTACCTATGAAGGGTATTGGTGTGTCTTGTTCCAAAACGGAAACACCAAAAAAGCCACTCTTTTCTATGTATCCATGAGTCAGATTTTCCTTGTTAATGCAGGTCGCTATTCTTGCAGGCTGAGAAGTTACCTGGAAGACAACAGTTGCTATTTGACCATTATATTTTTTATCAAGAAATGAGCTTACAATATAAACACCATAACCTAATTTAAAAAGAGCGGACTTATCCACTATAGTGTTATTCCCATAGGAGGAACAAAAACTCTAGTAGCAAGGTCTTTGTCTATCATAAAAAGACCAGCTGAATCACCCGCAAGTTTTAGGGTTTGGATAATATCATCAAAACTTGCTTCTTCTTCTACTTGTTCATCAATAAACCATTGTAGAAAGCTAGCACTAGCATGGTCTTTTAGTTCATAAGCTAGGTCCATTAGTTTTCCAATACGTGCGGTTACTTTGGTTTCATGTTCAAGGGAAAATTGGAAAGCATCAATTGGGCTTTTCCATTCTTTGCCTGGGTCGCCAATAGCAGAAAGGAAGACCTTCCCTCCTCTATCTATTACAAAATCATAGAATTTTTTAGCATGAGCTTGCTCTTCCATTGCTTGAACTCTCATCCAACTAGCCATTCCTTTGAGGCTGATTGATTCAAAGTAAGCAGACATTGCTAGATATATGTATCCTGAATATAGTTCGAAGTTGATTTGGTCATTAATCGCATCTTGCATTTTTTTGTTTAACATAGTGAACTCCTTAGCCCCAAACCCCCTAAAGTGGGTTTAAGTTGTTTTTCTTTATTGTAGTGATTTTGAAAGTCATATTCAAGTAGTAATTTCCCTTCAGTCAGCTTATCACTTCGAGAGCCTCAGTGAACGCTGACAGCTCCCCGATTCGGGGAGCCGAATATTTGGTTAGTTGATCTTTAAAATGTATATTGAAATGAATTTAAAAGCCTCCCCAAATTGGGGATGTGTCACAAAATGACGAAGGGGAGTATTTGCCTTTAAGCCTTAATGAGATTAAAATAATTCCACTATGAAATTTGAGGTTGGATTAATAATTGATATTGAGCAGACAATAACCGAGCTCGAAACAAACCATTATTCCAGAACAAAGTTGGTCCTTAATCCAGGCGAGTATGCTATTCGTGGAAGCATTATAGACATTTTCCCTTCAAATAGTAACGCTCCTATCAGACTAGAGCTTTTTGATACTGTCATAGATGATATCAGGACTTTTGAGCCAACTACACAGCGGTCACTTTCTAAAAATGATAGAGTAGAAATAGCACCTTACGACAAGAGCATTAAGCGACATGAGTATGTAATTCCACATGAAATCCTTTTTGATTTAAGCATCGGTGACAAGGTGGTTCATATTAACCATGGGATAGGTATTTATCAGGGTCTTGAACGAATGAAATTTGGTGAGTTTGAAGGCGAATATGCTGTGGTTGAGTATCAAGAAGGCGATAAGATTTTTATCCCGATTGAGCAATTAGCCAGGATTTATAAATTTTCAGGCGGTATCTCTCCCGTTATTAATTCCTTACGAGACAAACAATGGGAAAAGACACAGCAGAAAGTTAAGAAGGTTGTTAAAGATATTGCAAAAGACCTTTTTAGTCTTTATAAAAATCGTAAGTTAAGAGAAGGCTTTGCGTTTCAGGAAGACAGTGAACTCATTTTGCAGATGGAAGAAACCTTTCCTTTTCAAGAAACAAGAGACCAGTTAAAAGCTATTGAAGATATTAGAAAAGACATGGAGTCTCGCAAGGCAATGGATAGACTCGTTTGTGGTGATGTTGGATTTGGAAAGACAGAAGTCGCAATTAGAGCAGCACTTAAGGCAGTTATTAGCAGAAAACAGGTGGCGGTGCTTGCACCAACTACAATTTTATCCAAACAGCATTATGAGGTTTTTAAGTGCAGGATTGGTAGTCTAGGAGTGAACGTAGAGTTTATTAATAGATTCAAGACAAAGAAAGAACAAAAAGAAACATTAAATAAACTAAAGATGGGAACTATAGACGTTATAGTTGGTACACATAGATTATTACAAAAAGACATAGAGTTTGCTGATTTAGGACTACTTATAATAGATGAGGAGCAGAGGTTTGGAGTTATTGCAAAAGAGATGCTTAAAAAATATAGAAGCCATATAGATGTTTTAACCTTATCTGCTACACCTTTACCGCGAACATTATACATGTCTATTTCTGGAATCAGAGATAT
Above is a genomic segment from Candidatus Margulisiibacteriota bacterium containing:
- the tsaD gene encoding tRNA (adenosine(37)-N6)-threonylcarbamoyltransferase complex transferase subunit TsaD — its product is MKKILTLGVESSCDETSVAVIENGRKVLTNIIYSQIKDHQKYGGVVPEMASRLHVMNIIPCITKAIKEAGIKQEDLDLVATTKGPGLLGALSTGITAAKTLAYTLKKPFIAVHHLEGHIYSNLLDDNSNFEYPCLALIASGGHTQLVLINKPFDYQLISNTLDDAIGEAFDKSARIAGLGYPGGPIIDKLAQEGNPKKYRFPSVKTANPLDFSFSGLKTAALHMSKELNLLEQPKDSQIMKDFCASFQNKLISELTGKTFKAAEEYNANQIIIAGGVAANSFLRKVLVERTDLNVSLPPLKYCTDNAAMIACAGHYRYLNGETTALDIEPKANLSLFPEKSKL
- a CDS encoding multidrug efflux SMR transporter — its product is MNWILLTIAGLFEVGFAICLGNAKEATGIVATYWYGGFLLCLTISMLLLVKVTQELPIGTAYAVWTGIGAVGTVLIGIIIFKEPADFWRLFFITTLIVSIIGLKFVSH
- a CDS encoding glutamate--tRNA ligase; protein product: MIITRFAPSPTGNLHIGGARTALFNYLYAKHCKGKFLLRFEDTDVERSKEEYATQIKKSLKWIGINWDNEEVPYQSKRLQVYASYKDHLIEKGLAYKKDGAIYLKGKDNVEDFVIWRSDGMPIFHFTVVIDDHDMHVNCIIRGVDHLTNTEKHKIIYDYLDFPKPEWHHIPLIVDENSKPLSKRRDDASVTFYQEKEYLPEAVMNYLARLGWGHENQEIFSEKELVELFDVNKVSKNPAKIDFKKLNWLNSQYISNADASMFKKYQQYSNIQKSIDNAERSDLYKELMKKVQIKAFSVQELNELLHPFVNDFLAGEELLKEHQVFILSLLPQIKKVLENIPQEKWTESELDEKLSQLMTLNQITFKDIAMPLRELITGQKKSLGIGEILFYLGRKTALSRLQIL
- a CDS encoding 6-carboxytetrahydropterin synthase, which produces MSNNKYTSIVKLDFQYAHRFMKWPREAKHLHGHSGLLELELEDTVDSVTGFAHACKDGFKKAWEVCDHFHHASLFQEGDPLLEAVLAVYKQEDINNDLENCVPLKKINHALAWSYPEYRIVVTKKVSTCENLCELFYELLKDKMPIKKITFRSSSMNAASKEFK
- a CDS encoding Fur family transcriptional regulator, which translates into the protein MNYQDNNEETVAQKLRKANLKITPQRMAILSELIHNSNHPTADTVYQKIKQKLPNISFDTVNRTLITFTRNSIIKRTEDQDGAKRYDPKTEPHHHFHCIVCNRIIDFMNTEYNMVKLPESITKKHQVLSQKIVLDGICENCKNKSNNNGQNIY
- a CDS encoding metallophosphoesterase; translation: MNKPIENITFYARYISMQKKLISLNQKTLALKRVIVDTYTMYHSEINIINKGKESLYIEPTNTALSSNNYSILKRVQRLFMVPKKLAITGRLFAIGDVHGSYTKLVKLAHMLDFAKEDIVIFLGDIIDRGLNTRDAIDFLENLKTKTNLVCLGGNHEAMFLQSQTSWVLNGGLETLLSYGATLSFHNVTKDEFFLNFEIPAVIANKLWQKMNKHGLANNQGTIINDYPNLKLLMQLILIHGERYGGDFANHIVQATNIQPLMQHAKFFQELRDFARTDGSWQTHYHFSHAGINPNQKSDLDCMLGISETRSPLLNSDYKSKYKYIFGHTPVNAMNLHYFNYDYAKIPFQSYRPYISDTCVNLDTEAFRNGPLTAIELPSESFHFSF
- a CDS encoding flavin reductase family protein → MDKSALFKLGYGVYIVSSFLDKKYNGQIATVVFQVTSQPARIATCINKENLTHGYIEKSGFFGVSVLEQDTPIPFIGKFGFKSGRDKNKFEDTKYEIGETGTPLVTENSVAIMEAKVINQMDIGTHTMFIGEIQGCKNLSNDIPLTYDYYHNVKKMKSPKAAPTYNG
- a CDS encoding ferritin — encoded protein: MLNKKMQDAINDQINFELYSGYIYLAMSAYFESISLKGMASWMRVQAMEEQAHAKKFYDFVIDRGGKVFLSAIGDPGKEWKSPIDAFQFSLEHETKVTARIGKLMDLAYELKDHASASFLQWFIDEQVEEEASFDDIIQTLKLAGDSAGLFMIDKDLATRVFVPPMGITL
- the mfd gene encoding transcription-repair coupling factor, with the translated sequence MKFEVGLIIDIEQTITELETNHYSRTKLVLNPGEYAIRGSIIDIFPSNSNAPIRLELFDTVIDDIRTFEPTTQRSLSKNDRVEIAPYDKSIKRHEYVIPHEILFDLSIGDKVVHINHGIGIYQGLERMKFGEFEGEYAVVEYQEGDKIFIPIEQLARIYKFSGGISPVINSLRDKQWEKTQQKVKKVVKDIAKDLFSLYKNRKLREGFAFQEDSELILQMEETFPFQETRDQLKAIEDIRKDMESRKAMDRLVCGDVGFGKTEVAIRAALKAVISRKQVAVLAPTTILSKQHYEVFKCRIGSLGVNVEFINRFKTKKEQKETLNKLKMGTIDVIVGTHRLLQKDIEFADLGLLIIDEEQRFGVIAKEMLKKYRSHIDVLTLSATPLPRTLYMSISGIRDISVINTPPLERLPILTESHEFDIGYIRDKIKFELKRKGQVFILHNRISDIIHLQNQIHNVLPEIDIRVGHGQMSANQLEQLMIDFYEGKFPVLIATTIIENGVDIPNAHTMIINNAEHFGLAQLHQLRGRVGRNQVQSYCYLLYKDKTLFTQEVKERFEALMEFSALGSGYDIALRDLELRGIGNILGTAQSGYMEAVGFEFYMHILNEAIAREKGEKHRERPYLNISTRMEAYIPEEYIPDMSIRLALYKSIAVLSSKQEVINLVKECEDRFGKLPDNLVVMLQLISHELDE